Proteins encoded within one genomic window of Brachybacterium muris:
- a CDS encoding putative quinol monooxygenase: protein MILINVKFPVKPEFADRWPEISRPFTEATRAEPGNKWFEWSRSVEDPTTYVLIEAFTDEGAEPHVNSEHFRTMQQEFPQYLAATPQIVSQQVDVEDWGPMGEVTVD, encoded by the coding sequence ATGATCCTGATCAACGTCAAGTTCCCCGTGAAGCCCGAGTTCGCCGACCGCTGGCCGGAGATCTCCCGGCCCTTCACCGAGGCCACCCGCGCCGAGCCCGGCAACAAGTGGTTCGAGTGGTCCCGCAGCGTCGAGGACCCGACCACCTACGTGCTGATCGAGGCGTTCACCGACGAGGGCGCGGAGCCCCATGTGAACTCCGAGCACTTCCGCACCATGCAGCAGGAGTTCCCGCAGTATCTCGCCGCAACTCCGCAGATCGTCTCCCAGCAGGTCGACGTCGAGGACTGGGGCCCCATGGGTGAGGTCACCGTCGACTGA
- a CDS encoding MFS transporter codes for MSTTAVTPTETKGVRPFSWRDKIGYMFGDWGNDFTFILQSTFFMIFYTNVMGISAAHVGTLLFVARILDAFTDVGARRLIDTLKPRRAGRFKPWLLRICLPVTVMAFLMLAPFVEDDAYGTRLAWMIATYILWGSVFYTLINIPYGSMASVISNDPDHRASLSVFRLLGGTLANLAISVVLPLVVFVQINGQSEMSGSRMMWAALGCGVLAVVCYLLCFVNVEERIATPPKAKEKRQGLGEALGSMVTNRGLTGLIATALFMLIAFMMLGGMMLGGMMPYMLNEYFNNGQLLSLVNFVGLAPTLLIAPFASALAKRFG; via the coding sequence ATGAGCACCACCGCAGTGACACCCACAGAGACGAAGGGCGTCAGGCCGTTCAGCTGGCGCGACAAGATCGGCTACATGTTCGGCGACTGGGGCAACGACTTCACGTTCATCCTCCAGTCCACGTTCTTCATGATCTTCTACACGAACGTCATGGGCATCAGCGCCGCTCACGTGGGCACCCTGCTCTTCGTCGCGCGCATCCTCGACGCGTTCACCGACGTCGGCGCCCGCCGCCTGATCGACACCCTGAAGCCCCGACGCGCCGGCCGCTTCAAGCCCTGGCTGCTGCGGATCTGCCTCCCGGTGACCGTCATGGCGTTCCTGATGTTGGCGCCCTTCGTGGAGGACGACGCCTACGGCACCCGCCTGGCCTGGATGATCGCCACCTACATCCTGTGGGGCTCGGTCTTCTACACCCTGATCAACATCCCCTACGGCTCCATGGCCTCGGTGATCTCCAACGACCCCGACCACCGCGCCTCGCTGTCCGTCTTCCGCCTCCTCGGCGGCACCCTCGCGAACCTCGCGATCTCCGTGGTCCTGCCGCTCGTCGTGTTCGTGCAGATCAACGGCCAGTCGGAGATGTCCGGGAGCCGGATGATGTGGGCGGCCCTCGGCTGCGGCGTCCTCGCCGTCGTCTGCTACCTGCTGTGCTTCGTCAACGTCGAGGAGCGCATCGCGACCCCGCCGAAGGCGAAGGAGAAGCGCCAGGGCCTCGGCGAGGCGCTCGGCTCGATGGTCACCAACCGCGGCCTCACCGGCCTGATCGCCACCGCGCTCTTCATGCTGATCGCGTTCATGATGCTCGGCGGCATGATGCTCGGCGGCATGATGCCGTACATGCTGAACGAGTACTTCAACAACGGTCAGCTCCTGAGCCTCGTGAACTTCGTGGGCCTCGCCCCGACCCTGCTGATAGCCCCCTTCGCCTCGGCCCTCGCCAAGCGGTTCGGCTAG
- a CDS encoding L-lactate dehydrogenase translates to MSGTSKLTVVGAGAVGSSVAYAALIRESARDIALYDIAPEKTEAEVLDLAHGSFFAGSSQITGGSDIAVAADSDIVVITAGAKQRPGQTRLELAATNARIMGTLMPQLIDVAPDAVYVIVTNPCDVLTLLADESSGLPAGRVFASGTALDSSRLRWEIARRAGVSTSSVHAQIVGEHGDSEFPVWSTATIGTVPILEWRGEDGTGFDRAELGRIAVDVRDAAYTVIRGKGATNYAIGLSSARIVEAVLRDEHAILPVAPVLRGEHGIDGVALSVPCVLGRHGARPIAGTPFDAEERAALQRSAESLRAVAADLRG, encoded by the coding sequence ATGAGCGGAACCTCGAAGCTGACCGTTGTCGGAGCCGGAGCCGTCGGATCGAGCGTCGCCTACGCGGCCCTCATCCGGGAGAGCGCCCGGGACATCGCCCTGTACGACATCGCCCCCGAGAAGACCGAGGCCGAGGTGCTCGACCTCGCCCACGGCTCCTTCTTCGCGGGCAGCAGCCAGATCACCGGCGGCAGCGACATCGCGGTCGCCGCGGACAGCGACATCGTCGTGATCACGGCCGGCGCGAAGCAGAGGCCGGGCCAGACCCGCCTCGAGCTCGCCGCCACCAATGCGCGGATCATGGGGACCCTGATGCCGCAGCTGATCGACGTCGCGCCCGACGCGGTGTACGTCATCGTCACCAATCCGTGCGACGTGCTGACGCTGCTGGCCGACGAGAGCAGCGGCCTGCCCGCCGGGCGCGTCTTCGCCTCCGGGACGGCGCTGGACTCCTCCCGGCTGAGGTGGGAGATCGCTCGGCGCGCCGGGGTGTCGACCTCGAGCGTGCACGCGCAGATCGTCGGCGAGCACGGCGACAGCGAGTTCCCGGTGTGGTCCACGGCGACCATCGGCACCGTCCCGATCCTCGAGTGGCGCGGCGAGGACGGCACGGGCTTCGACCGGGCGGAGCTCGGGAGGATCGCGGTGGACGTGCGCGATGCCGCCTACACGGTGATCCGTGGCAAGGGCGCCACCAACTACGCGATCGGCCTGTCGAGCGCCCGCATCGTCGAAGCCGTACTGCGCGACGAGCACGCGATCCTGCCGGTCGCGCCGGTGCTCCGCGGCGAGCACGGGATCGACGGGGTCGCGCTCTCGGTGCCGTGCGTGCTGGGTCGGCACGGCGCGCGCCCGATCGCGGGGACGCCGTTCGACGCCGAGGAGCGCGCGGCGCTGCAGCGCTCCGCGGAGTCGCTGCGGGCCGTCGCCGCGGACCTGCGCGGCTGA
- a CDS encoding Abi family protein, which translates to MFVDSGVKAHESYARQVEILAARGMDMGDRESAEATLRRVNYYRLSGYWYPFRKQFEGGREDDFYDGTRFSDVVALYEFDARLRAATFTTLTPVELAIRALLGHELGRIDPCAHLDAELLGPIARQGDRYPRWLEKYQRELNWSREDFVKHHDMKYGGRLPVWAAVEIIDWGSLTHLYNFAPVGVREDVADACGPSPSQLASWLKSLNVVRNTCAHHGRLFNRVHTLTPKLPPVGRHADLDASAADWSRTFGQLTLVQFLSDRLGLGRSSLLRAVLKSYPAVQAVPVAHMGIPDDWQTSSPLWA; encoded by the coding sequence GTGTTCGTGGACAGTGGCGTCAAGGCGCACGAGTCCTACGCCCGGCAGGTCGAGATCCTCGCCGCCCGTGGCATGGACATGGGCGACCGCGAGTCGGCCGAGGCAACGCTCCGGCGAGTGAACTACTACCGGCTGAGCGGTTACTGGTATCCGTTCCGCAAGCAGTTTGAGGGTGGGCGCGAGGACGACTTCTACGACGGCACGCGCTTCAGTGACGTGGTCGCGCTCTACGAGTTCGACGCCAGGCTTCGAGCCGCGACGTTCACAACGCTGACTCCCGTCGAGTTGGCCATCCGCGCGCTGCTCGGCCATGAACTCGGGCGCATCGATCCCTGCGCGCACCTCGACGCGGAACTGCTCGGCCCGATAGCTCGCCAAGGTGATCGCTACCCGAGGTGGCTGGAGAAGTACCAGCGCGAACTCAACTGGTCACGTGAAGACTTCGTGAAGCACCACGACATGAAGTACGGCGGGCGTCTTCCGGTCTGGGCTGCCGTCGAGATCATCGACTGGGGGAGCCTCACGCATCTCTACAACTTCGCGCCAGTCGGGGTTCGCGAGGACGTCGCCGATGCTTGCGGGCCCAGCCCTTCCCAGCTGGCGAGCTGGCTAAAGTCGCTCAACGTTGTGCGTAACACGTGCGCTCATCACGGCCGTCTCTTCAACCGGGTGCACACGCTCACACCGAAGCTCCCACCTGTCGGCCGTCACGCTGATCTCGACGCCAGCGCTGCGGACTGGAGTCGCACGTTCGGGCAGTTGACGCTCGTGCAGTTCCTATCGGACCGGCTGGGGCTCGGCCGCAGCAGCCTGCTCCGGGCCGTTCTGAAGAGCTATCCAGCAGTTCAGGCCGTGCCCGTCGCGCACATGGGCATCCCTGACGACTGGCAGACCAGCAGTCCGCTCTGGGCCTGA